In Nicotiana tabacum cultivar K326 chromosome 21, ASM71507v2, whole genome shotgun sequence, one DNA window encodes the following:
- the LOC107793652 gene encoding fe-S cluster assembly factor HCF101, chloroplastic isoform X1, which produces MTQIFQAPSSSTLTFHQFTSQPKAGLYVAEKSGSCLLSQRHVRNLNVSYTYSNLSSFTAKVASNGACASTVSGQTAESEVLKALSQIIDPDFGTDIVSCGFVKDLLVDEGLGEVSFRLELTTPACPIKDMFEQKANEVVAALPWVKKVNVTMSAQPAKPMYAGQLPAGLQTISNIIAVSSCKGGVGKSTVAVNLAYTLADMGARVGIFDADVYGPSLPTMVSPENRILEMNAEKRTIIPTEYMGVKLVSFGFAGQGRAIMRGPMVSGVINQLLTTTEWGELDYLVIDMPPGTGDIQLTLCQVVPLTAAVIVTTPQKLAFIDVAKGVRMFSKLKVPCVAVVENMCHFDADGKRYYPFGRGSGSQVVQQFGIPHLFDLPIQPTLSASGDSGMPEVVADPQGEVSRTFQELGVCVVQQCAKIRQQVSTAVSYDRSIKAIKVKVPDSDEEFYLHPATVRRNDRSAQSVDEWTGEQKLQYSDILDDIEPEEIRPLGNYAVEITWPDGFNQIAPYDQLQMMERLVEVPQLTPA; this is translated from the exons ATGACACAGATTTTTCAAGCTCCATCTTCTTCTACTCTCACTTTTCATCAATTTACATCACAACCCAAAGCAG GATTATATGTAGCTGAGAAGTCTGGTTCTTGCCTTTTGTCTCAAAGACATGTTAGGAACTTGAACGTTTCGTATACTtattcaaatttgagctcatttacAGCTAAGGTTGCTTCAAATGGAG CTTGTGCTTCTACAGTGTCAGGTCAAACAGCTGAGTCTGAAGTACTTAAAGCCCTATCCCAGATTATCGATCCTGATTTTGGGACTGACATCGTCTCCTGTGGATTTGTGAAGGACCTCTTGGTTGATGAGGGTTTAGGAGAG GTGTCATTCCGGTTAGAGCTTACAACACCAGCATGTCCGATCAAGGACATG TTTGAGCAGAAGGCGAACGAGGTGGTTGCTGCACTTCCTTGGGTTAAAAAGGTCAATGTGACAATGTCAGCCCAACCAGCAAAACCTATGTATGCCGGACAGCTTCCCGCCGGGCTACAAACAATCTCCAATATAATTGCTGTTTCCAGTTGCAAG GGAGGGGTAGGTAAATCAACTGTAGCGGTCAACCTCGCTTACACTTTGGCTGATATGGGAGCTAGAGTTGGTATATTTGATGCAGACGTATATGGTCCTAGTTTGCCAACAATGGTGTCCCCAGAAAACCGGATACTTGAAATG AATGCAGAGAAAAGAACCATTATTCCAACTGAATACATGGGTGTTAAGTTGGTATCTTTTGGATTTGCTGGGCAAGGGCGTGCAATTATGCGAGGTCCTATGGTGTCTGGGGTCATCAACCAACTTTTGACTACTACAGAATG GGGAGAATTGGACTACCTTGTTATTGACATGCCCCCTGGAACTGGTGACATTCAACTTACTTTATGTCAG GTTGTTCCTTTGACTGCTGCAGTTATTGTTACTACACCTCAAAAGCTAGCATTTATAGATGTAGCAAAGGGTGTCCGCATGTTCTCAAAGCTTAAG GTTCCTTGCGTTGCCGTAGTTGAGAACATGTGCCACTTCGATGCTGATGGAAAACGTTACTACCCCTTCGGCAGGGGTTCAGGGTCTCAG GTTGTCCAGCAGTTCGGAATCCCCCATCTATTTGATCTCCCTATCCAACCAACT CTATCTGCTTCTGGAGATAGTGGAATGCCTGAAGTGGTAGCTGATCCTCAAGGTGAAGTTTCCAGAACGTTCCAAGAGTTAGGCGTGTGCGTAGTACAACAGTGTGCCAAGATTCGTCAACAAG TATCAACTGCAGTGAGTTATGATAGATCTATCAAGGCGATCAAGGTCAAAGTACCTGATTCCGATGAAGAGTTTTATTTGCACCCTGCAACTGTAAGAAGAAATGATCGATCTGCGCAAAGTGTG GATGAGTGGACGGGTGAACAGAAACTGCAATATTCTGATATCCTAGACGACATTGAACCTGAAGAGATTCGGCCATTAGGAAACTACGCTGTGGAAATAACATGGCCAGATGGATTTAACCAG ATAGCTCCTTATGACCAGCTGCAAATGATGGAGCGCTTGGTTGAAGTTCCTCAACTTACTCCTGCATAG
- the LOC107793652 gene encoding fe-S cluster assembly factor HCF101, chloroplastic isoform X2, producing MTQIFQAPSSSTLTFHQFTSQPKAGLYVAEKSGSCLLSQRHVRNLNVSYTYSNLSSFTAKVASNGVSGQTAESEVLKALSQIIDPDFGTDIVSCGFVKDLLVDEGLGEVSFRLELTTPACPIKDMFEQKANEVVAALPWVKKVNVTMSAQPAKPMYAGQLPAGLQTISNIIAVSSCKGGVGKSTVAVNLAYTLADMGARVGIFDADVYGPSLPTMVSPENRILEMNAEKRTIIPTEYMGVKLVSFGFAGQGRAIMRGPMVSGVINQLLTTTEWGELDYLVIDMPPGTGDIQLTLCQVVPLTAAVIVTTPQKLAFIDVAKGVRMFSKLKVPCVAVVENMCHFDADGKRYYPFGRGSGSQVVQQFGIPHLFDLPIQPTLSASGDSGMPEVVADPQGEVSRTFQELGVCVVQQCAKIRQQVSTAVSYDRSIKAIKVKVPDSDEEFYLHPATVRRNDRSAQSVDEWTGEQKLQYSDILDDIEPEEIRPLGNYAVEITWPDGFNQIAPYDQLQMMERLVEVPQLTPA from the exons ATGACACAGATTTTTCAAGCTCCATCTTCTTCTACTCTCACTTTTCATCAATTTACATCACAACCCAAAGCAG GATTATATGTAGCTGAGAAGTCTGGTTCTTGCCTTTTGTCTCAAAGACATGTTAGGAACTTGAACGTTTCGTATACTtattcaaatttgagctcatttacAGCTAAGGTTGCTTCAAATGGAG TGTCAGGTCAAACAGCTGAGTCTGAAGTACTTAAAGCCCTATCCCAGATTATCGATCCTGATTTTGGGACTGACATCGTCTCCTGTGGATTTGTGAAGGACCTCTTGGTTGATGAGGGTTTAGGAGAG GTGTCATTCCGGTTAGAGCTTACAACACCAGCATGTCCGATCAAGGACATG TTTGAGCAGAAGGCGAACGAGGTGGTTGCTGCACTTCCTTGGGTTAAAAAGGTCAATGTGACAATGTCAGCCCAACCAGCAAAACCTATGTATGCCGGACAGCTTCCCGCCGGGCTACAAACAATCTCCAATATAATTGCTGTTTCCAGTTGCAAG GGAGGGGTAGGTAAATCAACTGTAGCGGTCAACCTCGCTTACACTTTGGCTGATATGGGAGCTAGAGTTGGTATATTTGATGCAGACGTATATGGTCCTAGTTTGCCAACAATGGTGTCCCCAGAAAACCGGATACTTGAAATG AATGCAGAGAAAAGAACCATTATTCCAACTGAATACATGGGTGTTAAGTTGGTATCTTTTGGATTTGCTGGGCAAGGGCGTGCAATTATGCGAGGTCCTATGGTGTCTGGGGTCATCAACCAACTTTTGACTACTACAGAATG GGGAGAATTGGACTACCTTGTTATTGACATGCCCCCTGGAACTGGTGACATTCAACTTACTTTATGTCAG GTTGTTCCTTTGACTGCTGCAGTTATTGTTACTACACCTCAAAAGCTAGCATTTATAGATGTAGCAAAGGGTGTCCGCATGTTCTCAAAGCTTAAG GTTCCTTGCGTTGCCGTAGTTGAGAACATGTGCCACTTCGATGCTGATGGAAAACGTTACTACCCCTTCGGCAGGGGTTCAGGGTCTCAG GTTGTCCAGCAGTTCGGAATCCCCCATCTATTTGATCTCCCTATCCAACCAACT CTATCTGCTTCTGGAGATAGTGGAATGCCTGAAGTGGTAGCTGATCCTCAAGGTGAAGTTTCCAGAACGTTCCAAGAGTTAGGCGTGTGCGTAGTACAACAGTGTGCCAAGATTCGTCAACAAG TATCAACTGCAGTGAGTTATGATAGATCTATCAAGGCGATCAAGGTCAAAGTACCTGATTCCGATGAAGAGTTTTATTTGCACCCTGCAACTGTAAGAAGAAATGATCGATCTGCGCAAAGTGTG GATGAGTGGACGGGTGAACAGAAACTGCAATATTCTGATATCCTAGACGACATTGAACCTGAAGAGATTCGGCCATTAGGAAACTACGCTGTGGAAATAACATGGCCAGATGGATTTAACCAG ATAGCTCCTTATGACCAGCTGCAAATGATGGAGCGCTTGGTTGAAGTTCCTCAACTTACTCCTGCATAG